CGGAGTTAAAAGCCACCCCGGTGGAGCAGTTTCGCGAATGGCTTGAGGAGGCACTGGCGGCCAAACTTTCTGACCCTAGTGCCATGTGTCTGGCCACGGCCGATAGCAGCGGCCAGCCCTCCCAGCGCATTGTATTGCTAAAAGGTTTTGACGAGCGCGGCTTTGTTTTTTACACAAACCTGCAGAGTAAAAAAGCGCATGATATGGAGAAGAACCCGCAGGTATCCCTGCTGTTCCCCTGGCACAGCCTGGAGCGCCAGGTCATTGTTAGCGGCAATGTGGAGTCGGTGACGCGTGAGGATGCCGAGCAGTATTTCCAGTCCCGGCCACTGGAAAGCCAGCTGGCCTCCTGGGCCTCGCGCCAGAGCCAGCCACTGTCATCCCGTGAGGAACTGCAAAAACAGTTTGACCAAGAAAAGGCGCGCTTTGCAGATGGACAAGTGCCGCTGCCAGATTTTTGGGGCGGTTATCGGGTAGTGCCACATGCGGTGGAGTTTTGGCAGGGTGGTGCCAATCGCCTGCACGACCGCTTTATTTACCGCGCCGATGATAGCGGTTTGTGGACGCTGGATCGTCTGTCTCCCTAGTGGCCGCAGAATTTTAGCTAAAGTGTGGCGTGGAAAATTTGAGCGGGGTGTTTGACTCCGCTTTTTGCTTTGATTTTTATCATTTTACTTTCAGGCAAAATAGAAAAGGGTATGAATGTTTGTCAAATTAAAAAGCTTACCCATTAAAATGTTATTTTAAGGCTGCAGGTTAAATAGATGTTTTATTTTAGAAACACTGCATTTATTAGTGAAGCGGGTCAGGCCTTTTTTTCGCCTTCGCGATTGAGAAAGTCCAAGCCTTTGATGAGAGCCTCAACCCGGCTTTCTACAAAACAATCCTCGTCCATCCAATCCCGGATATGTAATTTCTCCAGTCTATCCAGTGTTGGCTCATTGGGGCAGTACAGATAGACTTTGCAACCCAAACTAATGGCATCACGCATGGTGTTTTCCAGTGCCAATGCAGCGGTGGTATCAATCATGGGTACTGTACTTAAATCCATAATGATGACTTTAAATTTACCCACTGCGGCTTGCTGGCGAGTAATGGCCTTGGATACCCCAAACAACATTGGGCCCGATAAAAAGAAAAACAGGATCTGTCCTTTTGACTGCCGCAGCATCTCCCGTTCCTGCCGGTTGAGGGGGTCGCCTTCCTCGACATCAGAAATCGCTTTAACACTTTTTTCCTGAATACGGCTGAGCCGCTCAATGGTGATGATATTAACAAGGAATACACCAATGGCCACGGCATAAATCAAGCCCACAAACACGGTCATCAGCAGAACGCTGTACATAATAAAGGTTGGGAATATTGCTACCTGGTGATGGTGAACGCGTCGGATATAACTCCAGTCGAGAATATTAATGCCGACGAACACCGCGATACCGGCTAATACCGCCATAGGAATCGGTTGCGTCAGGGGGGCAAACCAGAGCACCACCAGCAGTAGGATCAGCGCACGCACTATACCGGCCAGAGGAGAACGCGCCCCTACCTGAATATTCACCACGGTCCCCATAGTGGAACCCGCGCCGGGCAGCCCGCCAAACAAACCGGATACGGTGTTAGCGATGCCCTGGCCGATCAATTCCCGGCTGGGGTTGTGCTCCCTGCGCGTCAGGCTGTCCGCTATCACCGCAGTTAACAGGGTATCGAGACAGCCCAGAGTGCCGAGCACCAACGCTTCAATCAGCATGGTGGACAACATATCAAAAGTGATGTCGGGTAAAACCAGGGAGGGCAAGCCACTGGGAATTTCGCCGATACGCCGGATCTCTTCGTTGTCGAACAACATCATGGAAAGCAAGGTAATGACGACTAGTGCCACCAGTTGGGGGGGAACCAGCTGTTTGAGTTTCTTTGGTAAAAAAAACAGCATCCCGAGGGTGAGCAAACCGAGGAAGAGTTCCCCATAGTGGGTATTTCTGACTAGCTCCGGCAATTCCTGCACGGTTTCCATCGGTCCGCCAGCGGGCGTTGGTTGGCCGAGTAACGGA
The DNA window shown above is from Microbulbifer variabilis and carries:
- the pdxH gene encoding pyridoxamine 5'-phosphate oxidase, which produces MEIDQWRREYLLGGLRRSELKATPVEQFREWLEEALAAKLSDPSAMCLATADSSGQPSQRIVLLKGFDERGFVFYTNLQSKKAHDMEKNPQVSLLFPWHSLERQVIVSGNVESVTREDAEQYFQSRPLESQLASWASRQSQPLSSREELQKQFDQEKARFADGQVPLPDFWGGYRVVPHAVEFWQGGANRLHDRFIYRADDSGLWTLDRLSP
- a CDS encoding SulP family inorganic anion transporter — its product is MTGRFEGVNLKGDLFGGVTTAVVSLPMALAFGVASGAGATAGLWGAILIGLFASLFGGTRTLISEPTGAMTVVMAAVITTMMAEHPDQGLAMAFTVVIMAGIFQIALGALKLGKYIVLMPYSVVSGFMSGVGIILVILQIGPLLGQPTPAGGPMETVQELPELVRNTHYGELFLGLLTLGMLFFLPKKLKQLVPPQLVALVVITLLSMMLFDNEEIRRIGEIPSGLPSLVLPDITFDMLSTMLIEALVLGTLGCLDTLLTAVIADSLTRREHNPSRELIGQGIANTVSGLFGGLPGAGSTMGTVVNIQVGARSPLAGIVRALILLLVVLWFAPLTQPIPMAVLAGIAVFVGINILDWSYIRRVHHHQVAIFPTFIMYSVLLMTVFVGLIYAVAIGVFLVNIITIERLSRIQEKSVKAISDVEEGDPLNRQEREMLRQSKGQILFFFLSGPMLFGVSKAITRQQAAVGKFKVIIMDLSTVPMIDTTAALALENTMRDAISLGCKVYLYCPNEPTLDRLEKLHIRDWMDEDCFVESRVEALIKGLDFLNREGEKKA